TTGGCCCATGAAGGAACTCTATTTCTCGATGAAATCGGTGATATGAGCTTGAAAACCCAAGCCAAAGTTTTGCGCATCCTTCAGGAACATAAATTTGAACGCGTTGGCGGCAGCAAAACCATTGAGGTCGACGTCCGCGTCATTGCCGCTACCAACAAAAACCTTGAAGAGGAGATCAAAGCTGGCCACTTCCGGGAAGACCTGTTTTATCGGCTTAACGTGCTACCGTTTCAAGTCCCATCTTTGCGTGAACGACGCGAGGACATTGAAGTACTAGCCACGCACTTTCTCACCTCCTACTGCGAGAAAGAAAATGCCCCAACCAAACACCTGAGTCAAGAAGCTGTTGACGTAATGAAAAACTATCGTTGGCCCGGGAATGTTCGCGAATTGAAAAACCTGATCGAACGCCTGGTCATCATGACTCCGGGCAAAGAGATCAACGCTGCTGCTCTTCCTGCTGAAATCAACAAAGGGAATCAGTCGCCAGAAATCGCCTTGGACGGCATTGAAATGGACAGCTTCAAAGAAGCCAAAGAGATCTTCGAGCGGGAGTTTATCCGCAGCAAATTAGTTGAAAACGACTGGAATATCTCCAAAACCGCTGAAGCCATCTCAATCGAACGCTCCAACCTGCATCGTAAAATTAAAAGTTATGGAATTGAACTAAACAAAGAGTAAAGCGGTGCTGTAGCGTCGTCCTCAGGATGAAGACACACCAGACTACTGATGTGAAAAAAATTTAAACAAAAAAAAGGACCCACGCATTGTGGGTCCTTTTTTCGGAAAAAATTCGGCGGCGACCTACTTTCCCACATAGTTGCCCATGCAGTATCATCGGCGCAACAGAGCTTAACTTCTGTGTTCGAGATGGGAACAGGTGTGACCTCTGTGCTATAGCCACCGAAAAGCGTTTAACGTATAAACTTTTCTGGCAATTGCTAAGACTTTAGACGAATCGTTTGCGAAGTATTTTCGTACGCTTTGTATAAAGTCAGGGGCGAGAAGCTCTCGCCCCTTCCTTCAATAAAACTTTTTATGGTCAAGCCTCACGGTCAATTAGTACCGGTTAGCTGAATGCATTACTGCACTTACACACCCGGCCTATCAACGTTGTAGTCTCCAACGGACCTTTAGGGAACCGAAGTTCCAGGGAAATCTTGTCTTGAGGGGGGCTTCCCGCTTAGATGCTTTCAGCGGTTATCCTTTCCGAACGTGGCTACCCAGCCATTGCTCCTGGCGGAACAACTGGAACACCAGTGGTTCGTCCATCCCGGTCCTCTCGTACTAAGGACAGATCCTCTCAAATTTCCTACGCCCACGGCAGATAGGGACCAAACTGTCTCACGACGTTTTAAACCCAGCTCGCGTACCACTTTAATTGGCGAACAGCCAAACCCTTGGGACCTGCT
The nucleotide sequence above comes from Desulfuromonas acetoxidans DSM 684. Encoded proteins:
- a CDS encoding sigma-54-dependent transcriptional regulator; this translates as MKHILVVDDERNIRESITGILQDEGFQVTTSCDGATALDAVTEEKPDLVLLDIWMPGMDGIETLTQIRNQYDDLQVIMMSGHATIETAVTATKLGAYDFIEKPLSLEKLLVCIHNALKVHELVEENKTLKAKIGKSYDIIGTSAPVRELKQQIDIAAPTSGWVLITGENGTGKELVARSIHRQSKRSTKPFIEVNCAAIPEDLIESELFGHEKGAFTGATSKRKGKFDLAHEGTLFLDEIGDMSLKTQAKVLRILQEHKFERVGGSKTIEVDVRVIAATNKNLEEEIKAGHFREDLFYRLNVLPFQVPSLRERREDIEVLATHFLTSYCEKENAPTKHLSQEAVDVMKNYRWPGNVRELKNLIERLVIMTPGKEINAAALPAEINKGNQSPEIALDGIEMDSFKEAKEIFEREFIRSKLVENDWNISKTAEAISIERSNLHRKIKSYGIELNKE